In Rothia mucilaginosa, one genomic interval encodes:
- a CDS encoding TetR/AcrR family transcriptional regulator — MEHSQKNAEPRTGALRMEPHEREEQILKIAAEHFARRGVLGASMSAIARDAGITRALLYHYFPGKDSLAAAVTRREANAVLEALGEHHENPEEALRRALRTYFLVVAGVPTPGGEDFPNNPTDYLEWMLQRTGMPINDRTRVILGGWLQLVDYFALHVVQLNPRDQRTVRSRGLGLEEAIDLCLGAVDTLTGGY, encoded by the coding sequence ATGGAACATTCACAAAAGAATGCGGAGCCTCGCACCGGTGCCCTGCGCATGGAACCGCACGAACGCGAAGAGCAAATTCTGAAAATTGCTGCAGAACATTTCGCTCGACGCGGCGTACTCGGCGCCTCCATGAGCGCTATCGCCCGCGATGCAGGCATTACCCGCGCCCTGCTCTACCACTACTTCCCCGGCAAGGACTCCCTGGCGGCAGCCGTCACCCGACGCGAAGCCAACGCAGTCCTCGAAGCGCTCGGCGAGCACCACGAAAACCCCGAGGAAGCACTCCGCAGGGCGTTGCGCACCTACTTCCTCGTCGTAGCCGGTGTCCCCACCCCCGGTGGGGAGGACTTCCCGAACAACCCCACTGACTACCTCGAATGGATGCTCCAACGCACCGGCATGCCGATTAATGACCGCACCCGCGTCATCCTCGGAGGCTGGTTGCAGCTCGTCGACTACTTCGCCCTGCACGTCGTGCAGCTCAACCCCCGCGATCAGCGCACCGTTCGCTCCCGCGGGCTCGGGCTCGAAGAAGCTATCGACCTGTGCCTGGGTGCCGTTGACACCCTCACCGGCGGCTACTAG